A window of Oncorhynchus tshawytscha isolate Ot180627B linkage group LG10, Otsh_v2.0, whole genome shotgun sequence contains these coding sequences:
- the si:ch1073-184j22.1 gene encoding erythroferrone, which yields MLPYTAQGRGTLSRVRGLLLLPLLMVLLVTFCAAQSEKSQENQGENNTGSTESPETVSSDVAIVSPRNSWLVFRHNSNKGENKKTKPPKRASKHGLPGPPGPPGPQGPPGPPAPLLPQQEELMQEFQLRLREMAGGPCLLCERPPRVATAFHCRLHHPLTVPRRSLLELQPFSSVSDTEQSLQRGQGFNSSSGRYTAPVSGFYQLTASLLIEPNERSQARMKDSVKASICIESLCQSNVSLDSVTGVGSSGVFSILLTGTLYIQAGEYVSIFVDNGTGSALTVLQDTLFSGILLGV from the exons ATGCTGCCCTATACGGCCCAGGGCAGGGGCACCTTGAGCAGGGTACGAGGGCTCCTGCTGCTGCCCCTCCTTATGGTGCTGCTGGTGACTTTTTGTGCTGCACAGAGCGAAAAGAGTCAGGAGAACCAGGGAGAGAATAACACTGGCAGTACGGAGAGCCCG GAGACTGTCTCCTCAGATGTGGCCATCGTCAGTCCTCGTAACTCCTGGCTCGTCTTCAGACACAACTCCAACAAAGGAGAGAACAAGAAGACCAAACCCCCAAAGAGGGCATCTAAG caTGGTCTACCGGGCCCCCCCGGACCACCAGGCCCTCAAGGGCCACCCGGCCCCCCCGCCCCCCTGTTACCTCAGCAGGAAGAGCTGATGCAGGAGTTCCAGCTACGACTGAGAG aGATGGCTGGTGGACCCTGTCTGCTCTGTGAGCGTCCTCCCCGTGTGGCCACCGCCTTCCACTGCCGCCTGCACCACCCCCTCACCGTGCCACGCCGCAGTCTGCTAGAGCTGCAGCCATTCAGCAGT GTCTCGGACACTGAGCAGAGCCTCCAGAGGGGCCAGGGCTTCAACTCTAGCAGTGGCCGCTACACGGCTCCCGTCTCCGGGTTCTACCAACTCACCGCCAGCCTTCTCATAG agcCCAATGAGAGGTCACAAGCCAGGATGAAGGATAGTGTGAAGGCTTCCATCTGCATTGAGTCCCTATGCCAGAGCAATGT GTCTCTGGATTCGGTGACAGGGGTGGGTAGTTCAGGAGTCTTCAGCATCTTACTGACAGGAACCCTTTACATACAG GCGGGGGAGTATGTGTCCATTTTCGTCGACAACGGAACAGGCTCAGCACTCACAGTCCTCCAGGATACTTTGTTTTCCGGGATACTCCTGGGAGTGTGA